Part of the Vibrio ishigakensis genome, AGGCTATTCACTCGGTGAGTAACCGAAGTGAAGAGCCGTTTATCGCCCTAAACTGTGCTGCTATTCCAAAGGATCTGATCGAGAGTGAGCTGTTTGGTCACGTGAAAGGCGCGTTTACCGGTGCCTCTACCGACCGTAAAGGTGCGGCAGAATTGGCTGACGGCGGTACTTTGTTTTTGGATGAGCTTTGCGAGATGGAGCTGGATCTTCAGACCAAGCTACTGCGCTTTATTCAGACCGGTACCTTCCAGAAGGTAGGCTCCTCTAAACTGAGCCGGGTAGACGTTCGTTTTGTGTGCGCAACCAACAAAGACCCTTGGCAAGAGGTGCAGAAAGGCCGCTTTCGTGAAGACCTGTATTATCGCTTGTACGTGATTCCTCTGCATCTGCCACCGCTTCGTGAACGGGGCGATGACATCATAGAAATCGGTTACTCACTGCTGGGCTTTATGTCCATCGAAGAGAATAAAGCCTTCAATAAATTCTCTCCTGAGGTGTTAAGGCGCTTCTTAGCTTATCCATGGCCTGGTAACGTGCGCCAATTGCAGAACGTAATCCGCAATATCGTTGTATTAAACCAAGGTGAAGAGGTGAGCCTAGAAATGTTGCCATCACCGCTTGATTCGGTAGAGGTCGCAGAGCACTCAGAATCGACAGTGACCAACTTTCTAACACCGTTAACCGAAGAAGATGAGGATGAGATTGTTCCTCTATCCTTGATTGAACGTCGCGTTATCGAGCGCGCCATAAAATTATGTGATGGCTCTATTCCAGCGGCTGCAAACAAGCTGGATGTGAGCGCATCGACCATCTATCGTAAGATTGAGCGTTGGGAGAAAGGGCGTGGCTGAGTCGTATCTTGAGCTGACAAAACTGGAACAACTAAAGGTTCAGGTGGGAGAGGCAATGTTTCCCACTCTGCTCGGTTTGTTTAAGCAAGAGTTGAACGAATATAGGGATCAGCTTGTAGGTGGTGATGCAGAGCAGATAGGTCGCATATGCCATGCTATTAAGGGCAGTGCGCCAAGCTTTGGTGCAAAACCCTTAACCCAGTTGGCTACCGAGATGGACTTGCTATTTAAATCGGGAAGAAAAGAGGAGTTGCAGCAACAAGTGCCACAACTCCTCGAAATGCTGAGCAATACTGAGCAAGGCGTAAATAAACTACTTTAGCTGCTCTACAATAGCATCACGTAACTTATCTCGGTCATGACGCCAGCCGCGTGTATATGAAGCTAGATCTCTAGTAACGATATTCCACTCGCCTTCTAGCTCAGGGTGAGGTTCGTGCCCAAGAATAATATCGGGTTTGCGCCCCTGACAGGCTCTAGTAATCCAATCGAGCTTTTGTTCAAAATTCATTCGTCCTGCTGGCCCATATTCTGGGCTGATGTTCTCAACAAACACCACCTTGGCCTTTTGATTAGCCTTTATCGCTCTTCCCACCTCAGGGAGTAGGAGCGGGGGCATGATGCTGGTTAGAAAACTGCCTGGTCCTAAAACAATCAAGTCAGCCTCTTTTAATGAGGTCACGGCCTCAGAAATAGCCGGTACTTCAGGGTCGAGATCCAATTTTAGAAGCTCTTCTTCCATTTCATCGACACTGGTTTCACCCTTAACCCATTTCCCGTTAGTGGAGAGAGCGCGAAGATCTGAAGGATACTCGGACATGGGCAAGATCTTGGTTTTAACCCCAAGCATCTCACGCACTAGGTTGATAGCCTCTAACGGCCTAATGGCTAGATTGTCCATGGCCGTAAGAATAAGGTTACCTAGGTTATGACCATCGAGCTCACCGGCTCCTTTGAAGCGATACTCGAACAGCATAGAGCTTATGGTGGGCTCGGTGATGAGCTGGTTGATACAGTTTCGGGTATCACCCCAAGCGATACCGCCCTGACAATAACGGATTCGGCCCGTTGAGCCGCCGTTATCTGTGGTGGTGACGATACCGGTAGCATTGGAGCCAAAATCTCGAAGTGCAGCCAGGATTCGTCCTAAGCCGTGACCGCCGCCAACTGCGACTACTTTGTTATTTTTATATATATCCATGAGTTATGAAGAGTCGTACTCAGATAGCTAAACCCTACTGTAATATTGTGATCCCGCCAAGTTTTTGAAGTTAAACTATTGAGCCAAGTAGGATATTTGACTTGGCAAAATCGGCCGTATTCCCTTACAATTTAGGGTAATTATGTTGCTTATAAATGTTTTATAAGCGTCGAACTCCGAGCCCTTTAGGCTACGTCGACTCCTTTCAAAGGTGAGATACGCGTAATGGGCCGTGGCATTTGGCCACTGGGTTGCTTTAGAAATGAAGTAGCCTCCCGGTATTTGGAAAGGTGTTTTGTGACGCAACAATTTGAAGACAGTTACCACCGCAAGTTTTATTACTTGCGCCTGTCGGTGACGGATGTCTGTAATTTCAAGTGTACCTACTGTCTACCAGACGGTTACCATCCTGAGGGCAATAAGCGCCCTTCGTTTATCACGCTTCCTGAAATCAAGCGCGTTGTAACTGCGTTCGCCCATTGCGGTACCGATAAGGTGCGCATTACGGGTGGTGAACCGACTCTGCGCCGTGACTTTCTACAGATCGTAGAAACGGTCGCTCAAACCCCAGGTATCAAGAAAGTCGCCATGACCACCAACGGCTATCGAATGGCCAAGAACGTGGAAGATTGGAAAAAGGCAGGGCTGACTCATATCAACGTCAGTCTAGATAGCCTAGACCCTAAGCATTTCTATCAGATTACGGGTGAGAATCGCTTTCATGATGTGATGGCAGGTATCGAGCGTGCCTTCGAAGTGGGTTACGAGCAGGTTAAGGTGAACGTGGTTCTTCTCAAAGACCTCAATAGCCAACAATTCCCTCAATTCCTTAACTGGATCAAGGATAAGCCAATTCAGCTAAGATTCATCGAATTGATGAAGACTGGCGAGATGGATGAGCTATTTGAAAATCACCATGTTTCTGGGGTGAGCCTGCGTAATCATTTGATTGCTAATGGCTGGATTCTAAAACTGCGTGAATCGAACGATGGTCCGGCTCAAGTCTTTGTCCACCCAGAATACAAGGGTGAGATTGGCCTTATCATGCCTTACGAAAAGGGCTTCTGTTCTACCTGTAATAGACTGCGCGTCTCTTCAAAGGGCAGGTTGCACCTGTGCTTGTTTGGAGAAGAGGGGCTAGATCTAAGAGACCTACTTGAAAGCGACGATCAAGAGAAAGAGCTGATCGCGCGTATCAATCAGGGACTGGAACAGAAAGACGTCAGCCATCACCTTCTTGAAGGTAACTCAGGCGCGACACCTCACCTTGCCTCTATTGGCGGTTAATCAAACTTTTGCGACTAGGGTTCGGTTCTGGTCGCCTTTCATATTTATATAAAACACAAACATAGGAACATCTTGCTATGGGACATGCTCAATCTGATTTTCGACCTGCAAATATTGCGGTTTTGACGGTTTCTGACACTCGTAACGAAGAGACAGACACCAGTGGTGGTTATCTGGCAGAGCAGGTAAAAGAGAATGGTCATACCCTAGTGGACAAGCAGATCGTTATCGATGACGTTTATAAAATCCGTGCTGTCGTTTCTCAATGGATCGCAGCTGAAAACGTTGATGCTGTTCTGATCACTGGCGGTACAGGCTTCTCTTCTCGCGACTTTACGCCAGAGGCAGTATCTGCACTTTTCGACAAACAAATCGAAGGCTTCGGTGAGCTTTTCCGCGCTATCTCTTACCAGCAAATCGGCACTTCAACGGTTCAATCTCGCGCCGTAGCCGGTATTGCAAACCGTACTGTTATCTTTGTTATGCCGGGCTCAACTGGCGCGTGCCGCACGGCGTGGGAAGGCATCTTAAAAGATCAGCTTGATTCGCGTCATAAGCCATGTAACTTCATGCCGCATATCGGAGCTTAAGTTTCATGAGCGAATTAACCCATATTAATCAAAGCGGTGAAGCCAACATGGTGGATGTGTCTGCAAAAGCGGACACAGTGCGTGAAGCGCGTGCCGAGGCCTATATCGATATGGCGCCAGAGACGCTGCAACTTATCGTAAGTGGTGACCATCACAAAGGTGATGTGTTTGCTTCAGCACGTATCGCGGGTATTCAAGCGGCGAAAAAGACCTGGGACCTTATTCCTCTGTGTCATCCTCTGCTTTTGTCCAAGGTTGAGGTTCAACTAGAAGCCCTGCCTGAAACTAGTCAGGTGCGCATCGAGTCTATCTGTAAGCTTGCCGGTAAAACCGGTGTTGAGATGGAAGCTCTGACTGCTGCTTCTGTTGCTGCCCTGACTATCTACGATATGTGTAAAGCGGTGCAGAAAGATATGGTTATCGGTCAAGTACGTCTTCTAGAGAAGAAGGGCGGTAAGTCTGGACACTTTGAGGTGAAGTCATGATTAAGGTGGTGTTTTTCGCTCAGGTACGTGAGCTGGTTGGTGTAGATGAGGTAACCGTTGAGGCTGAAACCGCGACTGTAGATGAGATTCGTCAGCAGCTGCTACAGCAAGGTGGTAAATGGGAGTTGGCATTGGAGTCAGGAAAGCTTCTGGCTGCTATCAACCATACTATGGTGCCGTTGACCGCTGAAGCGAAAGCGGGTGATGAGGTTGCCTTCTTCCCGCCGGTGACCGGAGGCTAATGTGGACAAGATCTTAGTTCAGACTGAAGATTTCACTCTCGCTGATGAGTATGAGCTCTTAGGGCAAGACCCAGGCGTTGGCGCTGTGGTGACCTTTGTCGGTAAGGTTCGTGACTTTAACCTTGGTGATAATGTCATTGGTCTGCATTTGCAACATTACCCAGGGATGACGGAGAAATCTCTGCAAGAGATTGCGCTTCAGGCTCGTGAACGTTGGCCACTGGATAAGGTAACCATCATCCACAGGGTAGGTGACCTTAATATTAGTGACCAGATCGTATTTGTGGGTGTATCTAGTGCACACAGAGATGCGGCATTTGCCAGTTGTGAATTCATCATGGACTATCTCAAGACCAAAGCACCCTTCTGGAAGAAAGAGCGCCTCAATGAGGGTAGCCGCTGGTTGGATGCACGTGAATCAGATGAGGAATCCGCAACCCGCTGGGATGAAATAAAATGACATCCGGTAATTGATCAAGATCACGGAATTGTGAAACAGTTAAGCCCCTTTCATAGGGGCTTTTTTGTGAGTTTTTTCAAACTTTATATGTTTTTAGCTTTTCAATTAGATAAATGTGTAAGAGATGTATTTTTACCTTGTTAGTGCATAAGTATTTGATTGGTTAACGGAATGTTGCGTATGATCTGAATTTTTGTGCAATTAATCACGAAAAGATATTCATCCCTGTAGATAAATTGCCCAAATCGTAAAAATGCAGGGTGGATCACTGACTAAAGCCAAAATCAGCAGAGGAATATCTAAAAATCTGACCTAGGCGAAAATTTCGCAAAGGAGCAGTGACATTTTTATGGCAAAAAACTTCAAGGATTGGTAACTTTGTTTCCAATTCTTTATGGCCTTTTAGCTTTTTTAGATGACTATACGGACAAAAAACATCTAAAAACAGAAAGTTAGGAGAGCTGTAAAGGGCTTCATGGATGCAACGTTTAAAATTGGAGTTTAATTGCATGTATAAAAATAAAATCACCCAGGCTCTACTTCTTGGAGCTGGCCTAGCAGCGGCAACCACTTCTTTCGCTACTCTTGCAGCAGACGTTCCTGCTGGCACTAAGCTCGCTGATGTTCAAGAACTGGTTCGTGGTAACGGTACTGAAGTTGCTACGATCGACCCACACAAATCTCAAGGTGTGCCAGAGTCTCACGTGATTCGTGACCTTCTTGAAGGCCTAGTAAACCAAGATGCAGACGGCAACACTATCCCAGGTGTAGCTGAAAGCTGGGAAACGACAGACAACAAAACCTTCACTTTCAAACTTCGTAAAGATGCAAAATGGTCTAACGGCGACCCTGTAACTGCAAACGACTTCGTTTACAGCTTCCAGCGTGCAGTAGATCCAAACACAGCTTCTCCTTACTCTTGGTACATGGAATACACCAAGATGGCGAACGCTAAAGACATCATTGCGGGTAAGAAAGACAAATCTACTCTAGGTGTTAAGGCATTGGATGACCACACTCTAGAGGTTCAACTAGAGACAGCTGTTCCTTACTTCGTAATGATGACTGGCCACACTACAATGAAGCCAGTTCACCAAGCGACTGTTGAGAAGCACGGTGACCAGTGGACTCGTCCAGGTAACTTCGTTGGTAACGGTGCATTCGTTGTTGACGGCTGGGTTGTGAACGAGCGTCTAGTACTAGCACGTAACGCGCAGTACTGGGACAACGACGCAACTGTACTTGATAAGGTAACTTTCCTACCTATCGAGAACCAAGTAGCTGAAATGAACCGCTTCCTATCTGGTGAGATTCACTTCACTTCTACACTGCCTACTGAGCACTTTAAGCGTCTTCAGAAGCAGCACCCACAAGAGGTTTCTGTAGAAGGTTCTCTATGTACTTACTACTACCAGTTCAACACAAAAGTTAAGCCGTTTGATGATGTACGTGTTCGTAAAGCGATCTCTTACGCTATCGACCGTAGCATCGTAACTGACGCGCTACTTGCTCAAGGCCAAAAGCCAGCGTATTTCCTAACTCCGGAAATCACTGCAGGTTTCGATCCTGAGATGACTAAGTACGGTCAAATGACTCAGGCTGAGCGTAACGCTGAAGCTGAGCGTCTACTTGCTGAAGCAGGTTACGGCAAAGACAACCCACTTAAGTTCAACCTTCTATATAACACCAACGAAAACCACAAGAAGATTGCGGTTGCTCTAGGTTCTATGTGGAAGCGTACTCTTGGTCTAGACGTTACTCTAGAAAACCAAGAGTGGAAGACTTACCTACAGTCTAAAGACGAAGGTAACTTCCAAGTTGCACGTGCAGGTTGGTGTGGTGACTACAACGAAGCATCTTCTTTCCTAACTCTAATGACTACGCCAAACACGACGGCTGGTCAGCACTGGGGTAGCGCGGACTACGATAAAATCATCGATCAAGCTATCGCGTCTACTTCTGAAGAAGAGCGCACTAAGCTTTACCTACAAGCTGAAGACCTAATGGCGAAAGAAATGCCTATCGCTCCAATCTATCAGTATGTACGTTCACGTCTACTATCTCAGAACGTTGGCGGCTTCCCAGCTAACAACGCAGAAGAGAAGATCTACTCGAAAGATCTATACATCAAAGCTCAGTAATTCCTGAGCAAATAAAACAATAAAAACTCTAGGCCTGCATGTAGAAATTACATGCAGTGCCTACCTTATATTTTTGTCACAGACTGGAAGTGGATTTATGTTTAGATTCATTCTTAAAAGGGTATTTGAAGCGATTCCAACTATGTTGGTATTGATCACGGTATCTTTCTTTTTGATGCGATTTGCGCCGGGTAACCCATTCTCGAGCGAGCGCCCTCTGCCGCCACAAGTACAGGCAAACATCGAGGCTAAATACGGCCTAGATAAGCCAGTAATGGAGCAGTACACCACATATCTGACCAATGTTATCCAAGGTGACTTTGGTCCATCATTTAAATATCTAGATTACTCAGTAAACGACCTTATCTCAGTGGCTCTGCCAGTATCAGCTAAGGTAGGTTTCATCGCATTTATCTTCACCGTTATCCTAGGGGTAACCGTGGGCACGCTGGCCGCGCTCAAACAGAACACCTGGTTTGACTACGCAGTAATGTCTACCGCAATGCTGGGTGTAGTAATGCCATCGTTCGTGCTAGCGCCAGCACTTATCTATCTATTCTCATTGCACCTAGGCTGGTTCCCAGCAGGTGGTTGGCATGACGGCGGTTGGCAGTATCTAGTGCTGCCGGTTATCGGTATGTCACTTCTATACGTGGCAACCTTTGCTCGTATCACCCGTGGTTCAATGATTGAAACCCTAAACAGTAACTTCATCCGTACCGCTCGTGCGAAGGGATTGAGCTACCGTTACATCATCCTAAAACATGCCCTTAAGCCGGCACTGCTTCCTGTTGTTTCTTATATGGGCCCTGCATTCGTGGGCATCATCACAGGTTCAGTAGTTATCGAGACCATCTTCGGTCTGCCTGGCATTGGTAAGCTGTTCGTTAACGCCGCATTTAACCGTGACTACTCACTGGTTATGGGTATCACCATCTTGATTGGCTTCTTGTTCATCTTGTTCAACGCCGTGGTAGATATCTTGCTTGCGGTTATCGATCCTAAGATTCGCTACTAACAAGGAAAGGGACACATGTTGACTAAAAAAGAAAACCTTGAAGCGATTGAGAAATTCTCTGAGAACCTAGAGATCGAAGGTCGCTCACTTTGGCAAGACGCCCGTATCCGCTTTATGCGTAACAAAGCGGCAATGGTAAGTCTGTTTATCCTATTTTTGATTACACTGGCGGTGATCTTCCTGCCAATGTTTGCTCAGTACGCGTATGACGACACGGACTGGTATGCACTGCACGCAGCACCATCGGCTGAGCACCTGTTTGGTACCGATAGCCTAGGTCGTGACTTGTATGTTCGTACCCTAGTGGGCGGTCGTATCTCCCTTATGGTAGGTGTGATGGGCGCACTGGTAGCTGTTCTGATTGGTACTCTTTACGGCGCAGCTTCCGGCTTCATCGGTGGTCGTACTGACCGCGTGATGATGCGTATCCTAGAGATCCTTTACGCTGTACCTTTCATGTTCCTAGTAATCGTTCTAGTAACCTTCTTCGGTCGTAACATCGTACTTATCTTCGTGGCTATCGGTGCTATCGCATGGCTAGACATGGCGCGTATCGTACGTGGTCAGACGCTGAGCTTGCGTAGTAAAGAGTTCATCGAAGCGGCGCACGTGTGTGGTGTAAGCAAATGGCGCATCATCACGCGTCATATCGTACCGAATGTACTGGGTATCGTAGCGGTTTACTCAACGCTGCTCGTACCGAGCATGATCCTAACTGAATCCTTCCTATCATTCCTTGGTCTGGGTGTTCAAGAGCCTATGACGTCTTGGGGTGCATTGCTGCAAGAGGGCTCACAAACCATGGAAGTTGCCATCTGGCAATTGGTTTTCCCAGCTCTGTTCATGGTAGTAACCCTGTTCTGCTTCAACTATGTGGGCGATGGTCTGCGTGACGCACTTGATCCAAAAGACAGATAAGAATTACAAGGAATTCAGTGATGACTAAATTACTCGACGTAAAAGACCTGAGAGTAGAATTCACTACTCAAGACGGCATAGTAACTGCGGTTAACGACCTTAACTTCTCCCTTAAGCCAGGTGAAACCCTAGGTATTGTAGGTGAGTCAGGTTCAGGTAAATCTCAGACCGTATTCGCTATCATGGGCCTATTGGCTAAGAACGGCATTATCAAGGGCAGTGCTAAGTTTGAGGGTCGCGAGATCCTAAACCTGCCTGAGAAAGAACTGAACAAGGTTCGCGCTGAGCAGATCGCGATGATCTTCCAAGACCCAATGACTTCGCTTAACCCTTATATGAAGGTAAGCGACCAGCTGATGGAAGTATTGATGCTTCACAAAGGCATGGGTAAAGCGGAAGCATTCGAAGAATCCGTGCGTATGCTTGAAGCGGTGAAAATCCCAGAAGCACGTAAGCGTATCACCATGTACCCACACGAATTCTCTGGCGGTATGCGTCAGCGTGTGATGATTGCGATGGCGCTTCTTTGTCGTCCTAAGCTGCTGATTGCCGATGAGCCAACCACAGCATTGGACGTAACCGTTCAGGCGCAGATCATGGATCTTTTGAACGAGCTGAAAGATGAATTTAACACCTCTATCATCATGATTACCCACGACCTAGGTGTGGTAGCGGGCTCATGTGACAAGGTGCTAGTGATGTATGCGGGTCGTACCATGGAGTACGGCACAGTAGATGAGATCTTCTACTCCCCAAGCCACCCTTACGCAGAAGGTCTGCTAAAAGCGATCCCTCGCTTAGACACAGAAGGTGAGATCTTGCCGACTATCCCAGGCAACCCACCAAACCTGCTTCGCTTGCCACAAGGCTGTCCTTATCAGGACCGTTGTCACCGTGTGAGCGAACGCTGTAAGAGTGAATCGCCAATCCTGACTCCATTTGGTAATGGCCGTCAGCGTGCATGTTTTTCTGACCATGAGGCTTGGGCACTATGAACGCACCACTAATTAACGATAAAAAATTAATGCTGGACGTGAAAGACCTTAAGGTTCACTTCCAGATTGCACAAAAATCCGCTTGGCCTTGGACTAAGCCAATCCCACTAAAAGCTGTCGACGGCGTTAACGTTCGTCTATATGAGGGCGAAACCCTAGGTGTGGTAGGTGAGTCAGGTTGCGGTAAGTCTACCTTTGCTCGCGCTGTGATCGGCTTGGTTGAAGCGA contains:
- the oppD gene encoding ABC transporter ATP-binding protein, which codes for MTKLLDVKDLRVEFTTQDGIVTAVNDLNFSLKPGETLGIVGESGSGKSQTVFAIMGLLAKNGIIKGSAKFEGREILNLPEKELNKVRAEQIAMIFQDPMTSLNPYMKVSDQLMEVLMLHKGMGKAEAFEESVRMLEAVKIPEARKRITMYPHEFSGGMRQRVMIAMALLCRPKLLIADEPTTALDVTVQAQIMDLLNELKDEFNTSIIMITHDLGVVAGSCDKVLVMYAGRTMEYGTVDEIFYSPSHPYAEGLLKAIPRLDTEGEILPTIPGNPPNLLRLPQGCPYQDRCHRVSERCKSESPILTPFGNGRQRACFSDHEAWAL
- the moaB gene encoding molybdenum cofactor biosynthesis protein B; the encoded protein is MGHAQSDFRPANIAVLTVSDTRNEETDTSGGYLAEQVKENGHTLVDKQIVIDDVYKIRAVVSQWIAAENVDAVLITGGTGFSSRDFTPEAVSALFDKQIEGFGELFRAISYQQIGTSTVQSRAVAGIANRTVIFVMPGSTGACRTAWEGILKDQLDSRHKPCNFMPHIGA
- the moaD gene encoding molybdopterin synthase sulfur carrier subunit, whose product is MIKVVFFAQVRELVGVDEVTVEAETATVDEIRQQLLQQGGKWELALESGKLLAAINHTMVPLTAEAKAGDEVAFFPPVTGG
- the moaC gene encoding cyclic pyranopterin monophosphate synthase MoaC yields the protein MSELTHINQSGEANMVDVSAKADTVREARAEAYIDMAPETLQLIVSGDHHKGDVFASARIAGIQAAKKTWDLIPLCHPLLLSKVEVQLEALPETSQVRIESICKLAGKTGVEMEALTAASVAALTIYDMCKAVQKDMVIGQVRLLEKKGGKSGHFEVKS
- a CDS encoding Hpt domain-containing protein; protein product: MFPTLLGLFKQELNEYRDQLVGGDAEQIGRICHAIKGSAPSFGAKPLTQLATEMDLLFKSGRKEELQQQVPQLLEMLSNTEQGVNKLL
- the oppC gene encoding oligopeptide ABC transporter permease OppC, translated to MLTKKENLEAIEKFSENLEIEGRSLWQDARIRFMRNKAAMVSLFILFLITLAVIFLPMFAQYAYDDTDWYALHAAPSAEHLFGTDSLGRDLYVRTLVGGRISLMVGVMGALVAVLIGTLYGAASGFIGGRTDRVMMRILEILYAVPFMFLVIVLVTFFGRNIVLIFVAIGAIAWLDMARIVRGQTLSLRSKEFIEAAHVCGVSKWRIITRHIVPNVLGIVAVYSTLLVPSMILTESFLSFLGLGVQEPMTSWGALLQEGSQTMEVAIWQLVFPALFMVVTLFCFNYVGDGLRDALDPKDR
- the yvcK gene encoding uridine diphosphate-N-acetylglucosamine-binding protein YvcK, whose amino-acid sequence is MDIYKNNKVVAVGGGHGLGRILAALRDFGSNATGIVTTTDNGGSTGRIRYCQGGIAWGDTRNCINQLITEPTISSMLFEYRFKGAGELDGHNLGNLILTAMDNLAIRPLEAINLVREMLGVKTKILPMSEYPSDLRALSTNGKWVKGETSVDEMEEELLKLDLDPEVPAISEAVTSLKEADLIVLGPGSFLTSIMPPLLLPEVGRAIKANQKAKVVFVENISPEYGPAGRMNFEQKLDWITRACQGRKPDIILGHEPHPELEGEWNIVTRDLASYTRGWRHDRDKLRDAIVEQLK
- a CDS encoding ABC transporter substrate-binding protein, producing MYKNKITQALLLGAGLAAATTSFATLAADVPAGTKLADVQELVRGNGTEVATIDPHKSQGVPESHVIRDLLEGLVNQDADGNTIPGVAESWETTDNKTFTFKLRKDAKWSNGDPVTANDFVYSFQRAVDPNTASPYSWYMEYTKMANAKDIIAGKKDKSTLGVKALDDHTLEVQLETAVPYFVMMTGHTTMKPVHQATVEKHGDQWTRPGNFVGNGAFVVDGWVVNERLVLARNAQYWDNDATVLDKVTFLPIENQVAEMNRFLSGEIHFTSTLPTEHFKRLQKQHPQEVSVEGSLCTYYYQFNTKVKPFDDVRVRKAISYAIDRSIVTDALLAQGQKPAYFLTPEITAGFDPEMTKYGQMTQAERNAEAERLLAEAGYGKDNPLKFNLLYNTNENHKKIAVALGSMWKRTLGLDVTLENQEWKTYLQSKDEGNFQVARAGWCGDYNEASSFLTLMTTPNTTAGQHWGSADYDKIIDQAIASTSEEERTKLYLQAEDLMAKEMPIAPIYQYVRSRLLSQNVGGFPANNAEEKIYSKDLYIKAQ
- the moaE gene encoding molybdopterin synthase catalytic subunit MoaE produces the protein MDKILVQTEDFTLADEYELLGQDPGVGAVVTFVGKVRDFNLGDNVIGLHLQHYPGMTEKSLQEIALQARERWPLDKVTIIHRVGDLNISDQIVFVGVSSAHRDAAFASCEFIMDYLKTKAPFWKKERLNEGSRWLDARESDEESATRWDEIK
- the oppB gene encoding oligopeptide ABC transporter permease OppB, with protein sequence MFRFILKRVFEAIPTMLVLITVSFFLMRFAPGNPFSSERPLPPQVQANIEAKYGLDKPVMEQYTTYLTNVIQGDFGPSFKYLDYSVNDLISVALPVSAKVGFIAFIFTVILGVTVGTLAALKQNTWFDYAVMSTAMLGVVMPSFVLAPALIYLFSLHLGWFPAGGWHDGGWQYLVLPVIGMSLLYVATFARITRGSMIETLNSNFIRTARAKGLSYRYIILKHALKPALLPVVSYMGPAFVGIITGSVVIETIFGLPGIGKLFVNAAFNRDYSLVMGITILIGFLFILFNAVVDILLAVIDPKIRY
- the moaA gene encoding GTP 3',8-cyclase MoaA; amino-acid sequence: MTQQFEDSYHRKFYYLRLSVTDVCNFKCTYCLPDGYHPEGNKRPSFITLPEIKRVVTAFAHCGTDKVRITGGEPTLRRDFLQIVETVAQTPGIKKVAMTTNGYRMAKNVEDWKKAGLTHINVSLDSLDPKHFYQITGENRFHDVMAGIERAFEVGYEQVKVNVVLLKDLNSQQFPQFLNWIKDKPIQLRFIELMKTGEMDELFENHHVSGVSLRNHLIANGWILKLRESNDGPAQVFVHPEYKGEIGLIMPYEKGFCSTCNRLRVSSKGRLHLCLFGEEGLDLRDLLESDDQEKELIARINQGLEQKDVSHHLLEGNSGATPHLASIGG
- the luxO gene encoding quorum-sensing sigma-54 dependent transcriptional regulator LuxO: MSESLRKRLLMVEDTLSVATLYQAYLASLDIDIEIVSTGQQAITSIRSQVPNLILLDLKLPDMTGMDVLKKVRTLAPEVPVIFMTAHGSIDVAVEAMREGAYDFLIKPCEADRLRVTISKAIHQTHSSNKQQLFGESNTYQGFIGSSPSMHKVYRTIDSAASSKASIFITGESGTGKEVCAEAIHSVSNRSEEPFIALNCAAIPKDLIESELFGHVKGAFTGASTDRKGAAELADGGTLFLDELCEMELDLQTKLLRFIQTGTFQKVGSSKLSRVDVRFVCATNKDPWQEVQKGRFREDLYYRLYVIPLHLPPLRERGDDIIEIGYSLLGFMSIEENKAFNKFSPEVLRRFLAYPWPGNVRQLQNVIRNIVVLNQGEEVSLEMLPSPLDSVEVAEHSESTVTNFLTPLTEEDEDEIVPLSLIERRVIERAIKLCDGSIPAAANKLDVSASTIYRKIERWEKGRG